The genomic segment CGCACTATCGTCTCATCTCCGGTGATCTGAGGAATTCTTTTTCTTTCCTCATCCCAAGGGAGAAAGACTCCAGGGGTACGACCAGTTTTCAAATGGTGGTTTTCCATTGCGCAACTCCTTTACATTAATACTGCCCGTATTCTCGAGTAAATTCGGTGAGGGCTTGGATGCAGTCGACCCGAGCATCGTTTTGGATAATAGCCCCGGCATCCATAATATATCCCCCATCTTGGGCGACGCCATCGATTACTTTTTTACAATAAGCTTTCACTTCTTCAGGTTCTCGATGGAAAAGATCATTGGGAATTCCGCCACTTAAACAAAACTTATCACCGAAAATCTGATGAGCTAAGAAAATATCTCCCCGGTCAACATGGTAGATAATGCTACCGGCAGGTAGTTCCCGAAACGTTTCCAAATGATGATCCCAATTTCCTTCAGCGTAAAAGAGAACTTGATTTCCGTGTTTCCATATTTCTTCGATAATAGGTTTGAGAGTAGGCCAAAAGATATTTTGAAAATGATCATGAGAAATGAGAGGAACACAACTGCGATGCATCCAGAAACCAATAGGTACTTGTTTTTTTGGATCAGCGCTATCAAGAGCGACCTGCAGAAGGTGAGGCATCATCGCTTCACAAGCTTCTAATACCTTTTTTGGTTGATAGCAGAGGTCATTAGCTAGTCCGTAATATCCCCTTAATTTGTCAGCAAGAATATCAAGAGGAGCCTTGAGAATACCGCAGATTGCTGACACGGTTCCGCATTCGGTTTGCAGAGATTGGGCCAAATTTCCTAAAACGTTAAAATATTCGGTCATGGCCATGCCGCCCTTAAGTAGGGCAAGATTATGACGCTCACTAATCGGTTGGCCAGGGCGTTGGATTTCGCTTGAAACTTGAGGCAGCCAAATATTAAATAAGTATCCAGTAGGGTCAGCTATTAATAAATCATAGTCCTCGGGAGGCATGAAAGCTTTTTCTTCGGGGGGTTCTTTATACTGAAAGCCAACTTGGGGCGGTAAATCAATCCCAGGAATACCATAATAAGTAAGGCCTATCGCCTGTACGAGGCCAGTCCAACAGTAGATCATATTCGCAGGAATGGCATCC from the Candidatus Atribacteria bacterium ADurb.Bin276 genome contains:
- a CDS encoding Uroporphyrinogen decarboxylase (URO-D), whose product is MTTEELYQSRLKRYVTAMRNGKPDMIPIRPFVAEFASQYAGYTAQQATHDYRYAVKAYLKCAHDFDWDAIPANMIYCWTGLVQAIGLTYYGIPGIDLPPQVGFQYKEPPEEKAFMPPEDYDLLIADPTGYLFNIWLPQVSSEIQRPGQPISERHNLALLKGGMAMTEYFNVLGNLAQSLQTECGTVSAICGILKAPLDILADKLRGYYGLANDLCYQPKKVLEACEAMMPHLLQVALDSADPKKQVPIGFWMHRSCVPLISHDHFQNIFWPTLKPIIEEIWKHGNQVLFYAEGNWDHHLETFRELPAGSIIYHVDRGDIFLAHQIFGDKFCLSGGIPNDLFHREPEEVKAYCKKVIDGVAQDGGYIMDAGAIIQNDARVDCIQALTEFTREYGQY